One genomic region from Chrysemys picta bellii isolate R12L10 chromosome 16, ASM1138683v2, whole genome shotgun sequence encodes:
- the LOC135976049 gene encoding pulmonary surfactant-associated protein C-like has product MGWLLRGKTVALDLQGGTEKMDCKSTTELTMPAQPPVYSSMPKVSTNQRRIILASVMVILLGFFIVAGALVGVYLTQKHTEKVLDMVIQGNKGEEEEQTAMVNERENVAAFHIKRKKSTATVVYNYNQGLIGLRITNSKKCFMMKMDKLNIPSLDEISRDLPHFNAKVRFTCLGFYHILVLLTCRL; this is encoded by the exons ATGGGCTGGCTCTTGAGAGGGAAAACCGTTGCCTTGGATTTACAGGGAGGGACAGAAAAGATGGATTGCAAAAGTACTACCGAGCTCACCATGCCTGCTCAGCCACCT GTTTACAGCTCCATGCCCAAAGTGAGCACAAACCAACGAAGAATCATCCTTGCCTCAGTCATGGTGATTCTCCTGGGCTTCTTCATAGTTGCCGGTGCTTTGGTAGGAGTTTACCTGACCCAAAAACACACAGAAAAG GTCCTTGACATGGTCATCCAGGGAAacaagggggaagaggaagagcagACGGCCATGGTAAATGAACGGGAGAACGTGGCCGCTTTCCACATCAAAAGAAAGAAATCCACAGCCACTGTTGTGTACAACTATAACCAA GGTCTAATAGGTCTCAGAATCACCAACAgtaaaaaatgtttcatgatgAAGATGGATAAACTCAACATACCAAGCTTGGATGAAATTTCCAGAGATCTCCCACATTTTAACGCCAAAGTAAGATTCACATGTCTGGGCTTTTATCACATTCTTGTATTACTTACTTGTAGACTTTGA